The sequence ACAATACAATTTCGCCTCCAGCAACTACTTCAGATAAATCTAAAAAGTCGGTAGAAAAAGCatgcaaaaaaagcaaaattgctgTTCTTCCCTGTCCATCAGATATTACGAATGCCTCAGATGTGGAGAATAAAGAAAGACGAGTCGTTATAATCTCACCCCCATCAACTTCTTTGAATAAATCTACGCAAGCTACAATTGACACCGCCAAGGAGGAAAAAATGGTTCTTTCCCATCCATCTCCAACTGCGGCAAAatgtaaaagagaaaaaatttgtattgccCGCTCAAAAATTACTTTGGATCCCTCTTTGATACCCTCAGAGGTGACGGGCACTGAAAGTTTTAACACCAAACATTCTTCGCATACGTCCGTACCTGAAGATACAACAAATGGATCGAAAAAGCGCAAGATCACATCTCTTAATGAAATGTACGAAATCATTTTAAAGAGCATAAGTAAGCGAGATGACCGAAAAGAGCAAATTATGGGTATTTTGCATAGACTAACAGTTGCCGTAACAAGATTGGCAGATAACGTTCAGAGACTAGAGGAAGTATTGACATTTTTTACGAatgattaataaaataaaaaatattaagaaatatttattttctatattctactgatatttttttacaaaaaagaaaaaacaaaaaaaaaaaaaaacttttagccATCGCAGTTGTGGCAGGTCCACATACAACAGTTCATCATCAGTGCAGTTTCATTGGAGATATGAAAGCGTAcacaagtaaaaaatatatttctttgtcCACCAGTGTATATACTaggtttttgtgtaaaaatagtaatatttcttccattttaataaattataaatgttGTGTATAACGGTGTCTAACGTATGTGCCGTCTAAAAATTTTGGCGCACGCTTCAAGGCCGCTTTCTCTGACACCTTCTTCGAAGCATCTTCTAAAGATGTTTGTAGTTCGTTTTTATCCTATGTTGCACTACCTAAATTCTTCAAGAGTATATTATGTAGTATGGCACATGCATATATGTTTGCGGGACGTTCGTGCTTATAATACAACCTGCGCCTTTTGGAGAGGCATTTAAAGCGGGTTGCTTAATACAATTATGAGAACTTCTAAGCCTATCGTTATAGGATAACTCCAGGCGAGTAAGCAGCCATGGTTCTAGAGGGCATGTAACATCTCCTAGTAACCAAGTGTTTTGTGAACCTAATTTGTAGTGTTTTATTAAAGAACTACGCCAGATAGATGAATTAGATAGGGAACCAGGCGATCTCGCGTTTAGCGATGTGAATAACAAGCGGTGATCACAAATCTATCAGATACATTGTTATAGTGGAGATATTAATTGAAGATTCAATAGCTGATTCAACTTGCTGTACTTACGCTTCCTACTTTGATACTGTATTCACAGTgctcattaaaatattcttctgATCCGCATTTGTCTTTTGACACCAGTATTTTAATGTGCGCTGTTCCAATAACACCCAAAGTATTATCCATgtcaaatttttctttgaaattataaaataattcttcCGCATATACAACAGCTCACAAACATAACATTTTGTCATTATTCACCCCTTCTTAACAACTGCTTGACTCTAATTTATGTCTGAAAAGCATATTTCATCACGTTTTTGTGTAACCAATAGTTCCGTTATACTTGGCAATGCGCGAGACATCGATGGCTGACTGATGCCGAATATCTTAATCTTAGAGCGAGAGGTAGACTAGTGCCCTGTTTATCGTACGGTAGCAAGTCTTCTATTAATGAGCGACACATAGATTTTGGCAAGAGGAAATGCTTTTCCAAAACTTGGGTTGACAAATTAAACGGATCGCTGCAGTCACCAAGAAACTTCATAGTATTGCTATTAAAAGCATCCTGCCACTTCTCGATTAAGAGCAATAGAAAGTCCTCTTCCATTTAGATACTCGATGAACAATTTCAAAAACGAATTGATTCAGCGCTAGTATTCATTCTGCATCCAGCAAAGTGGAATATTACAGCCCTGTCACAATGGGTGCGTTTCGTCCGTTGCATTGACTGTCGTGACGTGTAAGACGTAGCGTCACAATGGAAGTATTGCATCTAAACAAACAGATGTTCGTGACGTGAGAGCAAACAGGTTTTTGTTGGTTGTGCAGCGAAAGTTGATTTGAATAGAATTTATGGCAGTCGTAAACGGGGGTGCGACCATAACTTCGATATCGGGAAGcacatttatttttcagataACTTGGTTAAGCCGAACTTGGTTCGAAGAAATAGGGGTGCGTTTGAATTgacttaattattttaaatttcatttatttgctgCAATTAATTAGATACACTAAAAAACACCATCGATAAACATTTGCACGTTACAAAAATTGTtcttctttaaggggttatataccttgtggtccggtgaaattagcgaaagttgggttttttttaaagatatgtagcaataattttattgtataaaagtttttattattggatattacaatgtttaaagaaaaaaaaaaggctttgtttgtgtaaaaatatttaaaaatggcggagttatggcgttttcccccaagacccttttttaggaagaggcttgcggtggacgcgattcaagtccaccaagtcaactgaaatcaaaaaatcgaaaagatttcattagtatagggttatatcttcttagtgaacgatcaatatattaaatattttgatttttgtgaaaataggaacatgtttttaaaaaactccacttctacagtcctaaaattggcattaaaaaattcatatctgcaaaataaaaatttatacataaaaagttgatcgttcactaagaggcgacatcaattacgaacaatttaaaaaaaaaaattataaaaatcggttgaatactttttttgcaatcgcgtccaccgcaaaagcatttttggaaaaacacgtttttgagataatcgcgtttaaagtttcaagcgccgcatgaggccgtacgctcaggacgtgacgacgcacaatttaaaacgctgtaactttcgatctattgctcagatctctatgaaatttttggaaaatgttctcaagggattgtactttacgataaagaaataaaatttattttgatttttttgaaaaacacaaggtatataaccccttaaacagtTGTCATTTTCGCCACGCTTGCTATAcggcaaaaataaaaagttgccaGATTTTGTGCATTCCGCCATGACGTACGCGACAGATGGGGCGCCTTCGAATCAAATGcacataatattttttgctgtcaGCCAAATTTGTTGCCGTAACGGATGAAACAGACTCATTGGGACGGGTCATTAGGtacacaaatttttgtttacgtTTGCAATTGCAATCAATTTTTCTATTCATCATCTGTTTCGCAGCCCTTAAAACAGGGTGATACCGGCAGTGCGAAAAAAATGTAGCTGGCTATTTCATCAGCTTTTTAATAGAGCGAactgtgtgtgtatgttgcATACTTGCAATGTACGCAGCGGACAAAAAGGATTTATTAAgaattaagtatatttttaatttggccGACAACAATCCCCCCTTAAAAATCTTAccgtatttcataaaaaaaaacataagctAATTATGCTCTTCTAAATGTGATAACAATCGATGATTTTGAGCAAATAAAtctattcattttcattttttaacaaaaaactatCACCCTAAATAAACTGCTTGTTATATCACTGccgctttgaaaataaatatttaagaaactggcTTCAAGGCTACATTTTCAGACAAGGAAGTGTTTCTGTCGTTACGCCATGAAGCGCCGTCGTTAATGGGCATAACCTTTTCTTGAttctaaaaatatgttaaattacactgtggaacaagttcaggttagcaaaaattaggtccattctgagagtggcgggtgaaaatagaggcgaaattagaagacccgtatcgcgccgttttttatgttagttcgaatttttttttaatcggtcttcgaagtttgcagtcaaatgccgattttcagtatattgtttcataagtaccacaaaaattttcgaaatcaattttttcaaaaattgtaattgttgcacaggtctctagcaataatttggcttttacagattgaaaaaatatcaattagtcgacgagttatagccaaaaaaccatataaacaattttgctccgatttcgaacttcgaaggccgattaaaaaaaaattcgaacataaaaaaacggcgcgatacgggtcttctaatttcgcctctattttcacccgccactctcagaatggacctaatttttgctaacctgaatttgttgcacagtgttattaTGGGTCTGTTCACACAAAACTTTGTGTCTTACTACACAAAAAACTTTCGAGGAAGTAGGAATCAagcgaattttttaaatgaaaagaaataaacaaataaaacattgttaaatTATGTACATTAACCCgtttgtgtttttgtatgtGAGGTGTCAAAAGCCacttgttttataatatgtatctAATATTACAACTGTAAAATGGAGACAAACAATCCATTCACtatgaattttataattatttcctaTTCATTTTAccaataatttcatataaatataatatatatattcgcAAATATTAacgctacaatttttttttgtcctgcACAAACAAGAGTTcggcattatttttatttatttttccgagTTCTTCCCCTATTTGTGCCATTGTTCCCCAAATGTAGAAACCTACAATTTTAgggcgactccgaacggcagatattttttatgaggagctttttcatgacagaaatacactcgaagctataccattgtctgccgaggggcaagcgctttagaaacaactttttcttttgatatttcatgTCCGAAGATTCGAGCCTGGGCACTTCCGAAAACTGCTGATTAAAGACAGTTGCAATAAACAATCAAACAAACCGTCAAACTCATTTTAAAATATGGTATAGagtaaagaacaaaaattaaatagagtACGTTCAGTACGTTAGCAATAAAGGAAATATTCAAGTCTGTTTTGTGAAATTGAACTATTCAAACAATATGCCAGCATAAAATCGTGTTTTTGTGAAGTTAGtgctattaataaaatatttgaaagtggCGTcgtatattaataatatttgacacttgtgaaataGACAGGTGCAGTatataaacagacaagcaatgaagcgctTAATGATCTAAATAAAGACTCAAAGTCATatgtttcatttaataaaaacgtTATTCACaaacgaaattggatgattggattgtataatatatatttttctatttgagAGATAAAAGTATGTTACTCTCTTACAAGTTGGTGCCGGATATTTTTTACTGAAGGTAAGAGGTAATCAAAATTTGGCACTTTAGAGAACTTTGGTTCAAACTACcaaatatacttaaattttgcttttggaCTACTACTATCATATTGTATGAATtcaatttgtatgcatcttcGTCACGGTAGAGAGAGAACTTATTCTTGCATTTACCTATATGGAATTGATTCCGGGGAATTACTAAATACTTAATTCTTCCGTTACCAATAGTATACGCCAATAATAGAGAATAAttcgtgcacacatacataaatcgcGATCAGTCTTGTATAAACAGCACGGTTCCGAAGAAAGCAAacgcatttttattattatatttaacgGCAACAAACTGTGTTCTCAaaacttaacaatttttttagaaacttttggtttttaattctcCAACTGCCAAATATTGGTTCGACAGCTAAACACTGTAAGACGATTTcaattcattgaaatattccaGATCACTTTTGCTAATCGATGGTACAAACTGACTGAAAGATTTGTTGAAATCTTCCATTTCGACAAGCACATTATCGGCGACTAGCCGCTCATCACAGGTATTATCTGCAGGAATAATATACAaagacatatatgtatgtatgcgtggaaatatttttggttcaAGTAAAACGAGATAAAATTACCTCTCAGATGCTTGTCAACAGTACGTCTAACTGCCGATAGCCAAGCATTCGAGCATATCGAGTATAGATCAGCGCCAGACATATCGCCTTTAAGTTTTGCGGCAATGTCATTCAGGTTAAGGTTCTTAGCCAAGTGGAAGCGCTGTGTCTGTGCACTTAAAACAGCTGCCTTATCATCAGTTGTCACACAAGGCCCCACATAAAATAGCTTATCAAAGCGACCGGGCCGTAGTAAAGCTGGATCAATAAGATCTGGCCGATTAGTGGCAGCTAAGATAAAAACTGGTTTTGTTGCATCGCCCAAAGCATCCATTTCAGCAAGCAATTGTGACACCACTCGATCCATTACACCGCCCGAATCTCCAGCTACACCTCGATTAGGCGCTAAAGAATCTAGTTCGTCCAAAAATAGTACACACGGTGCAGCTGAACGTGCGCGAGCAAATACCTCGCGTACGTTTTGTTCACTCTGgccaacatacatatttaacagTTCTGGTCCTTGCACCGACAGAAAACTTAAGTTGCACTCCGTCGCTACAGCTTTCGCCACCAAGGTTTTGCCTGTTCCTGGGGGACCATATAAAAGTATACCCGAACGCCTCAAATTTTTACCCATTAAATGCATGTGATTCAATGGCAAACCAATACTACTCTGAATTTCATCTTTAAGTTTTGAGAGGCCTCCTATATCGGACCAGAGGACTTTCGGTACTTTAGGTGCACCAAGACTATCGGCAAATGAGGTTTGCATTTCAATAAGGTGCTTGGAGAAGTGTGCGAATTTGAGATTGGAATTGCATTTAGATTCTCGGTTGTAGCATAGTGCACGGATTGCATTTTCATACAACATTTGTAAATCACCCAGCAAGAATCCCTGTGATTTCTCTGCAACTTCTtgcaaaatagattttatttccATCCATTTTGGTGAGATTCGCGTCATATAACGATCCCTTTGATCTAAACTGAAAAGTGGCAAAGACGCTATCGCCTTTTGATTGAAAATCTTATCGTTGAAGACTTCACGAGCATGGAGCCAGCACAGTATTTTATAACGTTCTTCCTTAGTTGGCGTCTCTAAGTGTATAACCTCCAAGAAAAGTCGTTGTACCATTGGTTTGAGAAACTTTTCATTGATCAGCGCTACAATAACTATTGGATGTTTGCGATCGTGTGTGAAAAGTTCTTGGACTTGAACTTGAAAAGCAGATAACAAGCGTAGATCCTCATTTCCTTCATTATCGATACCAAATATCTACGAAAAATTTGAAGAGATTTATTTTAACTActgctttaaatttaattgaaaaataaattttacctcAAAGTTATGGAAACATATAAGCAGTGGTTCACTAATACTGCCTTTGGCGAAAAcagttttcaatttcatttctgtATGAGAAGGCACTTGTGATACTATTTCCGCACAATCAACGCCAAATACATGTAAACCTAGCTCCTGCCCGACCGCATTCGTCAGTTTTGTTTTACCAGCGCCACGCTCGCCTTGCAAAAGAAATATTGGATAGATGTGCTTAGACGACAAACAGGCTGATTTTTTGGGTAAAAAAGCATCTATTGAGTCGCGCAGGATCCGGTATGTGCGCATTAAACCGATTGGATAATTTTCCGTGATTGCAATATTGTTCATAAGTTGTCGCGGCAGAAAGTGATGTGTGTGCGGTACTTGCACTAGGTTGGTGAAGTTTTTAGCAATAATGGCCTGCATCTCAAAATCATTGCCTTTTAACTCAAGATGCGCACAACGGAAGTAAACATGcttcaaatatgcaaaaatcaaGTAATAGTGCGCAAACGCAGCGGTGCCAACCAGTTGTGCATTGAGCTCAATACGATACGTGTGGCCACGATGCAGCAAGCGAGGCgtattaaagaaattattgagtaTTAACTCAGATACTTCCGCAGGCAGATCGTATGGAGTATTTAACAAATAGATATGTGCCTTAGTCGCAATGCTAGGAATTGTTTGGTCATCACTTAAATGCTCCAAATGTGCCCAAAAGCGTGTGCGACGGCTATAATCGTTAGTTACACGAAAACGATCCATTAAATTCGCATAGAAATTCTCTtgtacaaaaatacaattagaTTGACTATTGGCAGTGGGTAACAATTGCGCAACGATTGTATG is a genomic window of Anastrepha ludens isolate Willacy chromosome 6, idAnaLude1.1, whole genome shotgun sequence containing:
- the LOC128868198 gene encoding peroxisomal ATPase PEX6 isoform X2, with translation MFEEKKIVSCNPKRSIDDGSPTKYTYVGRMLELIESYNVAVQILYPKFPWYIFPGHLIYAVYKRYMKYYKGKYRLVPIPNALYDMLIDKELIKSEHIVFAAQEVYDEYTESADVNFVNLVITAEGGLHNSSTNGKSKSLIPASDHVIKQMLNCAPHTIVAQLLPTANSQSNCIFVQENFYANLMDRFRVTNDYSRRTRFWAHLEHLSDDQTIPSIATKAHIYLLNTPYDLPAEVSELILNNFFNTPRLLHRGHTYRIELNAQLVGTAAFAHYYLIFAYLKHVYFRCAHLELKGNDFEMQAIIAKNFTNLVQVPHTHHFLPRQLMNNIAITENYPIGLMRTYRILRDSIDAFLPKKSACLSSKHIYPIFLLQGERGAGKTKLTNAVGQELGLHVFGVDCAEIVSQVPSHTEMKLKTVFAKGSISEPLLICFHNFEIFGIDNEGNEDLRLLSAFQVQVQELFTHDRKHPIVIVALINEKFLKPMVQRLFLEVIHLETPTKEERYKILCWLHAREVFNDKIFNQKAIASLPLFSLDQRDRYMTRISPKWMEIKSILQEVAEKSQGFLLGDLQMLYENAIRALCYNRESKCNSNLKFAHFSKHLIEMQTSFADSLGAPKVPKVLWSDIGGLSKLKDEIQSSIGLPLNHMHLMGKNLRRSGILLYGPPGTGKTLVAKAVATECNLSFLSVQGPELLNMYVGQSEQNVREVFARARSAAPCVLFLDELDSLAPNRGVAGDSGGVMDRVVSQLLAEMDALGDATKPVFILAATNRPDLIDPALLRPGRFDKLFYVGPCVTTDDKAAVLSAQTQRFHLAKNLNLNDIAAKLKGDMSGADLYSICSNAWLSAVRRTVDKHLRDNTCDERLVADNVLVEMEDFNKSFSQFVPSISKSDLEYFNELKSSYSV
- the LOC128868198 gene encoding peroxisomal ATPase PEX6 isoform X1, whose translation is MKRRVIVKKKKIVSCNPKRSIDDGSPTKYTYVGRMLELIESYNVAVQILYPKFPWYIFPGHLIYAVYKRYMKYYKGKYRLVPIPNALYDMLIDKELIKSEHIVFAAQEVYDEYTESADVNFVNLVITAEGGLHNSSTNGKSKSLIPASDHVIKQMLNCAPHTIVAQLLPTANSQSNCIFVQENFYANLMDRFRVTNDYSRRTRFWAHLEHLSDDQTIPSIATKAHIYLLNTPYDLPAEVSELILNNFFNTPRLLHRGHTYRIELNAQLVGTAAFAHYYLIFAYLKHVYFRCAHLELKGNDFEMQAIIAKNFTNLVQVPHTHHFLPRQLMNNIAITENYPIGLMRTYRILRDSIDAFLPKKSACLSSKHIYPIFLLQGERGAGKTKLTNAVGQELGLHVFGVDCAEIVSQVPSHTEMKLKTVFAKGSISEPLLICFHNFEIFGIDNEGNEDLRLLSAFQVQVQELFTHDRKHPIVIVALINEKFLKPMVQRLFLEVIHLETPTKEERYKILCWLHAREVFNDKIFNQKAIASLPLFSLDQRDRYMTRISPKWMEIKSILQEVAEKSQGFLLGDLQMLYENAIRALCYNRESKCNSNLKFAHFSKHLIEMQTSFADSLGAPKVPKVLWSDIGGLSKLKDEIQSSIGLPLNHMHLMGKNLRRSGILLYGPPGTGKTLVAKAVATECNLSFLSVQGPELLNMYVGQSEQNVREVFARARSAAPCVLFLDELDSLAPNRGVAGDSGGVMDRVVSQLLAEMDALGDATKPVFILAATNRPDLIDPALLRPGRFDKLFYVGPCVTTDDKAAVLSAQTQRFHLAKNLNLNDIAAKLKGDMSGADLYSICSNAWLSAVRRTVDKHLRDNTCDERLVADNVLVEMEDFNKSFSQFVPSISKSDLEYFNELKSSYSV
- the LOC128867989 gene encoding putative nuclease HARBI1; its protein translation is MDNTLGVIGTAHIKILVSKDKCGSEEYFNEHCEYSIKVGSICDHRLLFTSLNARSPGSLSNSSIWRSSLIKHYKLGSQNTWLLGDVTCPLEPWLLTRLELSYNDRLRSSHNCIKQPALNASPKGAGCIISTNVPQTYMHVPYYIIYS